The segment TACAAATTGAAAGAACCTTTTATGGTTCTGGTGAGAACCATTTCAAAGGGGTTCTCAAAAGAACCTTAGTCATAAAAGTTCTTGATAGAACCTTAGGGGTTCTGCATACgggacaaaatgaaagaaccttTTATGGTTCTTTCGTGAACCATTCAAAGGGGTTCTCAAAAGAACCTTAGTCATAAAAGTTCTTGATAGAACCTTAGGGGTTCTGCATACgggacaaaatgaaagaaccttTTATGGTTCTTTCGAGAACCATTTCGTAGGGTTCTTATTAGAACCATCATGAAAAGGGTTCTCGTTAAGAACCATTGAAGGTTCTGCATACGGGACAAGTCCAAGAACCAGTTTTGGTTCTATGTGGAACCATATTTTCTTAGAGTGTACCGGTGGTTCAAATTTAGGTGATATCACATGTtgttagtatatatgtataagagCCAATTAGTTAGTTGCCAGTCTTTACTATAAATGTTCCGTTATAGGTCTGACTATACGGCCCTGCCCCTTTTGAGGTTATAGCTCTCACTTGGACCTCAAACGAATCACCGATTCTGAAGCGTTCGTACATCTTCATTCTCTTTTCAGTGTTGTGGACTGTAATGCTACCACCATTACGTGTCATTTTAATATCATAGGATTTGATTGCACCGTTTCGTTGACCACACAGTAGCTTGTTCCAACGGACCATTAACGATCCCCTCATTCTGTTGGCTCTGACATCAATCTCAGATATTGTTCCGGTAGGGGCTGGAATGACAATGGAAAGAATAAAAGTGCAATGAAAATTCAATCAGTTCCTATCCTTTTTGTATTTTCGAATATGCTAATATATATGCTATGGTCTAACAAactgttatcatgttataacacagatgcatataaatgcgcaatatattcaagtcgaaaacgctattataagcaactgtacaattcggttcgggtgcAGGAGAGACTTGTAGTATTTACTAtaagagtacaacagcattagTACTCCGAGAACTGTCCTTTGTACGAGTACACTGAGTACCAGTTCATAATTGTGAATTACTTTATATACTAAGTCCTATAGTGTATAAACAAGTCTTAATGTACCATAGCTGTAATTACTACGTAATAATCTCTTGATAAACTCTATGTACAATACGCCGCGCCGAGGGTCCGAGATAAATGAAGCTACCTGTTTCGGCGGTCCGAATAGTCTGGTGCACATTGTAAGTATTCTTCTTCGTGACAACAGTTAAACTGACGTTGTATTCAGAGTTGGGCCGTATCCCCTTCAGAATGTAGTCGTGGCTTCCTAGGACAGGACTTTTATCGATAGGATCCGCGTAAGTATCAGTGCAATTGTCCAAATCCAATTGCTTCACAGAAATGGTTTGGTTTAAGACACCGCAAGGATCGGTCAAGTTTCTGTGCGCCCAGTTAATAATCACCCTTGCCAATCCAGATCTTTTTGAGATGCTAGATAACGTTAAGTTTATGACGAGATCTGTCGAACGAACATTGGAATCATTgttattgatatttttattgtatatatatatatatatatatatatatatatatatatcaatattaattatCTTTCTCTCAATAAGATTAAGTGTTACCGTTACATCGTCTGTCACCAGCATATGAGATTAATTAAGAAATCATGCATGGTTTCATTATAAGGATAGAGAGAAGATACCCATTTTCAGTTGAAAAAGATGTATTAGGTACATGTAGTACAAACATTTgaattttgatattaatatatttaatatcacaatattaaaaAGTGATATATTCTTTATCAAAATTTACCTCTACATGGAACCTTGAAAGTTTGAGGAGCTTCAGGTTCGCTGAACGAATCACCATATTTGAGACTGGTTTTGATCTCATAAGTGAAACCGTCTTCCAGACTATCAGTGATATCTTTCGGTTCGGTATCGGAATATTCCTTTTTGGTCCAATTGTTAGAATTCAATTTTCGGAATTCAATCTTGAAACCGGTTACAGTATTATTATCCCCGTCAGTAGCATTGGGTCGTATCGGTAGTTCGATGGTAACACGGGATGATGACGTATTACTTGAAATCAACAATGGCTTAGCTCCCAATGTCGCAAAATCTGTTGTAAAGAAATTAATgttccaatttatttttaatattttttttaaacaattgtcTTGTATATCTTTATCATTCAACTACTACTATATACCCAAGACGTCTTTGACAATTTATGAAGCAAAAGGTAGGTTGATTCATAAgtgcaaaataaaaattaataagtGACGAGAATTCATTTGTTGAGGGTAGTGCATACACAAACGAAAGGGTAACAATattaccaagggcgtaggaaccggggggctggaggggggggcgccagccccccagtgaaaaatgtggaggggcggaagtatcattccgcccccccccccgcttcgcaagtcagaaaacccctttttcatttccaaatgagaaaaaaatctcatttggagcaccaaattgcatctaaggcctggtgaaaatacaaaattaagtttacaaaatggagtgggtgttgaagtgtgctatattgca is part of the Apostichopus japonicus isolate 1M-3 chromosome 11, ASM3797524v1, whole genome shotgun sequence genome and harbors:
- the LOC139976411 gene encoding uncharacterized protein, producing MPLRLPSVPPSFLNDKDIQDNCLKKILKINWNINFFTTDFATLGAKPLLISSNTSSSRVTIELPIRPNATDGDNNTVTGFKIEFRKLNSNNWTKKEYSDTEPKDITDSLEDGFTYEIKTSLKYGDSFSEPEAPQTFKVPCRDLVINLTLSSISKRSGLARVIINWAHRNLTDPCGVLNQTISVKQLDLDNCTDTYADPIDKSPVLGSHDYILKGIRPNSEYNVSLTVVTKKNTYNVHQTIRTAETAPTGTISEIDVRANRMRGSLMVRWNKLLCGQRNGAIKSYDIKMTRNGGSITVHNTEKRMKMYERFRIGDSFEVQVRAITSKGAGPYSQTYNGTFIVKTGN